The Atribacterota bacterium nucleotide sequence TTTTTCCCAGGGGTCTCAGAAGATAGACGAATTGCTCTGGAATGGAGAATACTATGTCCAGAAACTGGAAAATGTTGACCACTACCGTTACCAGTTTGGCGAAGGTTGCCTCTCGGACCAGCTCTTTGGTCAATTTCTTGCCCATGTGGCAGGGTTAGGGTATGTTCTCCCTAAAGAGAAAGCCAGAAGGGCAATCAGCGCTATCTTCCGGCACAATTTTCGGTCTTCTCTTGGCTTGCATCATAATGTTCATCGGGCTTTTGCCCTTGAGGATGAGAGTGGGCTTCTCGTCTGTTCCTGGCCTCGGGGGAAACGACCAAAGTTTCCTCTCGTGTACTGCGACGAGGTATGGACTGGCGCTGAATACCAAGTGGCTGCCCAACTTATCTGGGAGGGATTTGTTTACGAGGGTCTTAGACTTGTGAAGGCCGTTAGAGAACGACACGATGGCTATCGCCGGAATCCCTGGAATGAAGTTGAATGTGGTCATCACTATGTGCGGGCAATGTCGAGCTGGGCACTGCTTCTTTCTTTAAGTGGCTTTCAGTATGACATGGTTCAGGGGACTATGAGCTTTCACCCAGTGATTCACCAGGATAATTTCTCCGTTTTTTGGAGCACTGGAAAGGCCTGGGGTATTTATCGGCAACGCAGAGTAGAAAGCGGAGGCATTGAGTGGGACATCGAGGTCCTTGGTGGGGACTTCAGTGGGATTGTGGTAAATCTGGCTGAGGAGAGGTTGGGAGGAAGTGACGCAAAGGAAGATCACGACTAGAGTTCTTGCGGAACTCTGTGGTGTTTCTCGGGGCACAATCGACCGGGCACTCCATAACCGGAAGGGTGTTAATCCTGAAACAAGAGCAAGGATTCTTAAGGTCGCTCAGGAGGTGGGCTATAAGCCAAACCTTGTAGCTCGGAGTCTCGTAAAGGGGAGAACTATGACTTTGGGTATGGTGGTCTTCGACCTTCACAATCGCTTCTTTGCCCAGATAGTGAATGCTGCGGAAGAGGAGGCAAGAAAGCGGGGATATTTGCTGATTCTTGCCTTGACGAACAAGGACCATGCTGAAGAGATGCGGTGTCTTGAGCGTTTGGCAAGCTGGCGGGTCGATGGGATTATTCTTGCTCCTGTGGGAAGAAAGGAGGAGGTTGAGGGGTATCTACAGCATCTCTTTGAGGGCTTGAATATTCCCGTTGTTACCATCTGTAACCGAGTTTCAAAAACCATACCTTTTGTGGGGACACGTGATTATGAGGCGGCAAGAGAAGCAACGCGGGTTATTATTGAGAGAGGATATCAGAAGGTTATTTTTCTCTGCCCCCCCTTGAGATACCAAGGAACCATGAATGTTTACGCCCCGGAGGAGCGTTTGCGTGGATATCTTGATGCCGTTAAGGAACTTGGCTTGAACGAGCCGATCGTTGTTAGGGAAAGAAATTTTGGACCCCTCATTCGGGACCTGATTTTAAAAGCTC carries:
- a CDS encoding LacI family DNA-binding transcriptional regulator; protein product: MTQRKITTRVLAELCGVSRGTIDRALHNRKGVNPETRARILKVAQEVGYKPNLVARSLVKGRTMTLGMVVFDLHNRFFAQIVNAAEEEARKRGYLLILALTNKDHAEEMRCLERLASWRVDGIILAPVGRKEEVEGYLQHLFEGLNIPVVTICNRVSKTIPFVGTRDYEAAREATRVIIERGYQKVIFLCPPLRYQGTMNVYAPEERLRGYLDAVKELGLNEPIVVRERNFGPLIRDLILKARERVAVFCSSDIYALEVLSILKGLGLKVPEDVGLMGVDDIDTLQYVSPLLSTVPYPVAEVGKKSVACLIESIETGKKLTDVYIETKLVLRESL